The following is a genomic window from Drosophila bipectinata strain 14024-0381.07 unplaced genomic scaffold, DbipHiC1v2 scaffold_185, whole genome shotgun sequence.
TCGCATTTTTCAGGATTGCACACTTTGCGTCTTTTATGTCTTTCACTAGTTGTAACTTTGCAAGCCTGCGGGATTTCAGAAGATTAGTTACAGGATAGTAAATAACATAATGCAAAAAACTCACCATGCGCcggtatatatattttttttcctcgGATAAACGGCACCAGGCTCTGGCCGCCCTTCTAATCAGTTCCTGTGGCTTCATGGAACTGTGTTTTTCCCGGTAGGCACGCACGAAGTTAAAGTATCCATTATTCATAATAGGACCGGGCTTGCAGGTTTTCTTAGGTTTTGACTTGCACGTCTTCTTAGGCTTCGAGCACTTCTTCTGTTTCCGGGCACATGTAGGCTTTTTCTTGGCCTTGCAAGACTTCCCTGTCAGCATACCTTCAGTGGAGGGCTCGATCACGGACAGGATGCTCTCGTCAGATCCCACCGAGTTCAAGTAATCGTCGAAGATTCTCTTGTCCATAGTTTAGCGATGATCCGTTAAAGGTAAAAAAGATCCGTATAAAGTCGTATCAAAGCCGTATAagtttttctgaaaaaaaagagtgCGATAGTAGGAATTATCTGCTGAATATCAAAATGAGGGGGCTAGAAATAAGGGATTGCATGCTTTTGCAGCTGCATCATGTTTACAGAGGCAAGTtacttcaattaaaaaaaaaaacaaaaattaaaatgagcTTATACAAATTAAGAGCCCTTTGCTATGCATTGTTGCATTTTcgaaaagtttaaattttctaattCTCAGGTTACTAAAGCAACATTCAATTAAATCAAAGCTCTGAAAAACCTTTCTGATTAAGCTGCTGACAAAGAGCTAAAATGGAGATAAAAGCCAAACACTGAGCAGTTAAAACTAAGTAGACATCGACCGGCGCAAAAGGCGTCGAGTGATTATCACTAGCAGCCAGAGTAGTTGCCATTTAACACGCACAacgagcagcagcggcagcaacagcaacaacatccaCAATATCAGCAGCAGTTGCAACAATGTTTGAGTAATTGTTTGccgttgcagcagcagcagcagaagcatcAACAGCGaaagcatcagcagcaactgcagatgcaacaaaatttgcatgcaaaCACAACCCCTCTTCCTGCCACATCGACCCTTTCAGGTCCTGTCGCCTCGATGCTGGCTGCACACGTAACTGAACGGTGGCAACAACTGCAGCAGTAATTGCAACAAACAATTAGCGTCACTTGGATTTATGTTTACGAGCGGCTGCCTCGACATTTTCGGCCACAATGACAGTGCAGCGTCCCCGCTTGCTATCCCCTTTATGGTTGTCATCGGGGAAAAGTTGATCAATCAGGgcgtataatttatttacgaTTTCGACGGCAAAAGAAAACTAAGAGCACCGATTAACTACCGACTTTTCTCCGATGGAAA
Proteins encoded in this region:
- the LOC138927198 gene encoding protamine-like yields the protein MDKRIFDDYLNSVGSDESILSVIEPSTEGMLTGKSCKAKKKPTCARKQKKCSKPKKTCKSKPKKTCKPGPIMNNGYFNFVRAYREKHSSMKPQELIRRAARAWCRLSEEKKYIYRRMACKVTTSERHKRRKVCNPEKCEKY